In Gulosibacter molinativorax, a single window of DNA contains:
- the glgX gene encoding glycogen debranching protein GlgX, whose product MDAPETGALGITLNSGKPRLRVFSENATAVTVVLLSEQRTVLHEIPLSRTGDVWEVESSVLVPGAYYALRIDGPHGPHHGFDPKRLSLDPYARHVVNLGDARSPFWVSRVVREEEFDWGVHKHPHTPMRDTVIYEAHLKGLTKLAHFVPEELRGTYAGLAHENVVAHLTNLGITAVELLPVQAFTSERHLRRDELTNYWGYNTLGFFAPHADYATKSAQSAGPEAIAREFKSMVRTLHAAGIEVLLDVVYNHTADEGAEGDSVLFRGIDRASYYRQDPAGNLVDVTGCGNSLNTAHPVAQRFVLDSLRYWTEEFGIDGFRFDLAVTLGRDGGHGYTPDHPLLHAIVNDPILEKSKIIAEPWDVGIGGWQTGHFPAGWSEWNDEYRDRLRRFWVESFSHARVTGQHREAIGKLATAIAGSSNRFTDDRGPLASVNFVTAHDGFTLRDLVSYNVKHNLMNHELGRDGTDNNHSYNFGLEGETEHAGIQEARRLTVRNLIGTLLISAGVPMLTAGDELSRTQHGNNNPYNQDNGEFSWIDWELSEAQEQTILHTRRLIEIRRNHPVLRPGHYNHTTETIPDATRFSWFDAFGQHMADWQWTTPASRSVQFIASSLLSDGTADQLLVIIHGVTDPAPFRLPQVDGVGGYRLLWDSAAYRVSEIDTDAMSIAAPRQRMRLVGPSMRIYEVIDSE is encoded by the coding sequence ATGGACGCCCCCGAGACCGGTGCCCTTGGCATCACGTTGAACTCTGGTAAACCGCGGCTGCGCGTATTTTCGGAGAACGCGACGGCCGTAACGGTCGTGCTGCTTTCCGAACAGCGAACCGTGCTGCACGAGATTCCCCTGTCGCGAACCGGCGACGTCTGGGAGGTCGAATCGAGCGTGCTCGTTCCCGGCGCGTACTACGCGCTGCGAATTGATGGCCCGCACGGGCCGCACCACGGCTTCGATCCCAAGCGGCTTTCGCTCGATCCCTACGCGCGCCATGTCGTGAACCTTGGCGACGCGCGATCACCGTTCTGGGTCTCGCGGGTGGTTCGCGAGGAGGAGTTCGATTGGGGCGTGCACAAGCATCCGCACACTCCGATGCGCGACACCGTGATCTATGAGGCCCACCTCAAGGGGCTCACGAAGCTCGCGCATTTCGTCCCCGAGGAGCTGCGCGGCACGTACGCGGGCCTCGCCCACGAAAACGTCGTCGCGCACCTCACGAACCTGGGCATCACCGCGGTCGAGCTGCTGCCGGTGCAGGCGTTTACCAGTGAGCGGCACCTCCGTCGTGACGAACTCACGAACTACTGGGGCTACAACACGCTCGGATTCTTCGCGCCGCACGCCGACTACGCCACGAAGTCGGCCCAGTCGGCTGGCCCGGAGGCCATCGCCCGCGAATTCAAGTCGATGGTGCGCACGCTGCACGCCGCTGGCATCGAGGTGTTGCTCGACGTCGTCTACAACCACACGGCCGACGAGGGCGCGGAAGGCGACTCCGTCCTCTTCCGCGGGATCGACCGCGCCTCGTACTACCGGCAGGACCCGGCGGGCAACCTCGTCGACGTGACCGGTTGCGGCAATTCGCTGAACACGGCGCATCCGGTCGCGCAGCGATTCGTGCTCGACTCGCTGCGGTACTGGACGGAAGAGTTCGGTATCGACGGGTTCCGATTCGACCTCGCGGTGACGCTCGGCCGCGACGGCGGGCACGGCTACACGCCCGACCATCCGCTGCTGCACGCCATCGTGAACGATCCCATACTCGAGAAGTCGAAGATCATCGCGGAGCCGTGGGATGTGGGCATCGGCGGCTGGCAGACCGGCCACTTCCCCGCCGGGTGGTCCGAGTGGAACGACGAGTATCGCGACCGACTGCGCCGCTTCTGGGTCGAAAGCTTCTCGCATGCTCGCGTCACCGGTCAGCACCGCGAGGCGATCGGCAAGCTCGCGACCGCGATCGCAGGCTCCTCGAATCGCTTCACGGACGACCGCGGCCCGCTCGCATCCGTGAACTTCGTGACCGCGCACGATGGCTTTACCCTCCGAGACCTCGTGTCCTACAACGTCAAGCACAACCTCATGAACCACGAGCTCGGGCGCGACGGCACAGACAACAACCACTCCTATAACTTCGGCCTCGAGGGCGAAACCGAACACGCGGGCATCCAGGAGGCGCGCCGACTCACCGTCCGGAACCTCATCGGGACGCTGCTGATTTCTGCGGGCGTGCCGATGCTGACCGCGGGCGACGAACTCTCCCGCACCCAGCACGGCAACAACAATCCGTATAACCAGGACAACGGCGAGTTCAGCTGGATCGACTGGGAACTCTCGGAGGCGCAGGAACAGACCATTCTGCACACGCGCCGCCTCATCGAGATCCGCCGCAATCACCCGGTGTTGCGGCCCGGTCATTACAACCACACGACCGAGACGATCCCGGACGCTACGCGCTTCTCGTGGTTCGACGCGTTCGGGCAGCACATGGCCGACTGGCAGTGGACGACCCCGGCCAGCCGCTCGGTGCAGTTCATCGCATCCTCGCTGCTGTCGGATGGCACGGCAGACCAGCTGCTCGTGATCATTCACGGCGTGACCGACCCGGCGCCCTTCCGCCTCCCCCAGGTGGATGGTGTGGGCGGCTACCGACTGCTGTGGGACTCGGCCGCGTATCGGGTTTCGGAGATTGATA
- a CDS encoding cysteine desulfurase family protein has translation MSVYLDHAATTPLHPAAREAWLRATSEVGNPASIHAHGQRSRGELEAARERIARTLGAQAIETVFTSGGTESNNLAIKGLWWARNRGASRPVILTTRTEHHATLDAVEWLVANEGAEVEWLAVDGSGLIDLPAAAAAIARVGDRGALLTTLHGNNEIGTLQPVRELAQLCEAEGIPMHVDAVASYGQLPVSLRDWGIAALSVSAHKIGGPVGVGALAVSRHVTPEALLHGGGQQRGIRSGTQDVGGVLAFAAVAETFEGGVLPGTAQQSELRDRLIAGIRDRIPDGQLHGPEPGPLRLPLNAHFTFPGCQGDSLLFLLDMAGISVSTGSACQAGIPEPSHVLLGCGFDEATARGALRFTLGHTTTAEDIGLVLEALPAAVAQAKKAGLSNRAAPRH, from the coding sequence ATGTCCGTATACCTCGACCACGCCGCCACGACTCCTTTGCATCCGGCGGCACGAGAAGCGTGGCTGCGCGCGACCTCCGAGGTCGGGAACCCCGCATCCATTCACGCCCACGGGCAGCGTTCTCGCGGCGAGCTCGAGGCCGCCCGCGAGCGCATCGCGCGCACGCTCGGCGCCCAGGCGATCGAAACCGTGTTCACCTCCGGCGGCACCGAATCTAACAACCTCGCAATTAAGGGATTGTGGTGGGCGCGGAACCGCGGCGCATCTCGCCCCGTGATTTTGACGACGCGCACGGAGCACCATGCGACCCTCGACGCCGTCGAGTGGCTCGTCGCGAACGAGGGTGCCGAGGTCGAGTGGCTCGCGGTGGATGGGTCGGGTCTGATCGATCTTCCGGCGGCGGCTGCGGCGATCGCTCGCGTTGGCGATCGAGGAGCGCTCCTCACGACGCTGCACGGCAACAACGAGATCGGCACGTTGCAGCCGGTTCGCGAGCTCGCGCAGCTGTGCGAGGCCGAGGGAATTCCGATGCACGTTGACGCGGTGGCCTCCTACGGCCAGCTCCCGGTCTCACTGCGGGACTGGGGCATTGCGGCGCTGAGCGTGTCGGCCCACAAAATCGGTGGGCCCGTCGGGGTGGGCGCGCTCGCGGTGTCGCGTCACGTCACGCCCGAGGCACTGCTGCACGGCGGCGGCCAGCAGCGAGGGATCCGCTCGGGAACCCAGGACGTCGGGGGAGTGCTTGCGTTCGCTGCCGTGGCGGAGACCTTCGAGGGCGGGGTGCTGCCGGGCACTGCGCAGCAGAGCGAGCTGCGGGATCGACTGATCGCCGGCATCCGCGATCGCATTCCGGATGGACAGCTGCACGGCCCGGAGCCCGGGCCACTTCGCCTGCCCCTCAACGCGCACTTCACGTTCCCCGGGTGCCAGGGCGACTCGCTCCTGTTCTTGCTCGACATGGCGGGCATCTCGGTCTCGACAGGCTCGGCCTGTCAGGCGGGCATCCCCGAGCCGAGCCACGTGCTGCTCGGCTGCGGGTTCGATGAGGCGACGGCCCGCGGTGCGCTGCGCTTCACGCTCGGCCACACGACCACCGCGGAGGACATCGGCCTCGTCCTCGAAGCCCTTCCTGCCGCGGTCGCGCAGGCAAAGAAGGCAGGACTGTCGAACCGGGCGGCGCCGCGCCACTAG
- a CDS encoding ABC transporter ATP-binding protein, with translation MSMMPPGAGGGRGGGRPPAFRDESELRSQNSEAPEVENLWRKIGALFTPYRGELLLSLVLVLVTAALGVLPALLTQQAFDRGLFPVGGGGPNLVALWWVLAAMVAVLILNSGLSIWQSWLTALIGNSVTADLRIRLFDKLQQMELAFFARTKTGEIQSRLQNDVGGVATTLQNTFTSVIGNVVATIASIAAMFVLNWQLAILSLIIMPPLVAMQRRVGQRRARVATKTQQSLADMTAMTQESLSVSGILLTKTLGREESSLDQYRVANREQVRLQRQLAMMGQWFFGFMRVVMGLVPVVIYLVAGFLIAGGTGLTAGTIVAFTSVNSQMTRPLTGLMRTGLEIQTSKALFARIFEYLGLKPAIEDSEEPKAPNPDRAGEVEFDHVSFRYPDQSKDEPATLSDVSFTVHAGEMAAFVGPSGAGKSTISYLAARLYDATEGTVRFAGVDVRDLRRSEIMRHIGLVSQESYLVHATIAENLRLAKPEASMSELEEACRKASIHEQIMSFPNGYETIVGERGYRLSGGEKQRIAIARVLLKDPPVLILDEATSALDTVSERHVQEAIDEASRGRTVISIAHRLSTIRHADVIHVLDRGRIVERGTHEELLGLGGHYADLYREQDPLTDSAHE, from the coding sequence ATGAGCATGATGCCACCCGGCGCGGGCGGCGGTCGCGGCGGCGGCCGTCCGCCAGCCTTCCGCGATGAGTCCGAACTGCGCTCCCAGAACTCCGAGGCACCCGAGGTCGAGAACCTGTGGCGCAAGATCGGGGCGCTCTTTACGCCGTATCGCGGCGAGCTGCTGCTCTCGCTCGTGCTCGTGCTCGTCACCGCGGCGCTCGGGGTCCTGCCCGCGCTGCTGACCCAGCAGGCCTTCGACCGGGGCCTGTTCCCGGTCGGTGGCGGCGGACCGAACCTGGTCGCGCTGTGGTGGGTCCTCGCCGCGATGGTCGCCGTGCTCATCCTCAACTCGGGCCTGTCGATCTGGCAGAGCTGGCTGACCGCGCTGATCGGCAACAGCGTCACTGCCGACCTGCGCATCCGTCTCTTCGACAAGCTGCAGCAGATGGAGCTCGCGTTCTTCGCGCGCACTAAGACCGGCGAAATCCAGTCGCGGCTGCAGAACGACGTGGGTGGCGTGGCCACCACGCTGCAGAACACGTTCACCTCGGTGATCGGCAACGTCGTCGCGACGATCGCGTCGATCGCGGCGATGTTCGTGCTGAACTGGCAGCTCGCGATCCTGTCGCTCATCATCATGCCGCCGCTCGTCGCGATGCAGCGACGCGTCGGGCAGCGTCGCGCGCGGGTCGCGACGAAGACCCAGCAGTCGCTCGCCGACATGACGGCGATGACGCAGGAATCGCTCTCGGTCTCGGGCATCCTGCTGACCAAGACGCTCGGCCGCGAGGAATCCTCGCTCGACCAGTACCGCGTCGCGAACCGCGAGCAAGTTCGCCTGCAGCGGCAGCTCGCGATGATGGGCCAGTGGTTCTTCGGATTCATGCGCGTCGTGATGGGGCTCGTGCCCGTGGTGATCTACCTCGTCGCCGGTTTTCTCATCGCGGGCGGCACCGGCCTCACCGCGGGCACCATCGTCGCGTTCACGTCGGTGAACAGCCAGATGACCCGGCCGCTCACCGGCCTCATGCGCACCGGGCTCGAGATTCAGACCTCGAAGGCGCTCTTCGCGCGCATCTTCGAGTACCTGGGTCTCAAGCCCGCGATCGAGGATTCGGAAGAGCCCAAGGCACCGAACCCCGATCGCGCCGGCGAGGTGGAATTCGACCACGTCTCGTTCCGCTATCCGGACCAGTCGAAGGACGAACCGGCGACGCTGAGCGACGTGAGCTTCACCGTGCACGCGGGCGAGATGGCCGCGTTCGTCGGGCCGTCCGGCGCGGGCAAGTCCACGATCAGCTACCTCGCGGCCCGGCTCTATGACGCGACCGAGGGCACGGTGCGGTTCGCGGGGGTGGATGTGCGGGACCTCCGTCGCAGCGAAATCATGCGCCACATCGGGCTGGTGAGCCAAGAGTCCTACCTCGTGCACGCGACGATCGCCGAGAACCTGCGCCTCGCGAAACCCGAGGCCTCGATGAGCGAGCTCGAGGAAGCCTGTCGCAAGGCGAGCATCCACGAGCAGATCATGAGCTTCCCGAACGGCTACGAGACCATCGTGGGCGAGCGCGGCTACCGGCTCTCCGGCGGCGAGAAGCAGCGCATCGCGATCGCGCGAGTCCTCCTCAAGGATCCGCCCGTGCTCATCCTCGACGAGGCGACGAGCGCGCTCGACACCGTGAGCGAGCGCCACGTCCAGGAGGCGATCGACGAGGCGAGCCGCGGCCGCACCGTCATCTCGATCGCACACCGGCTGTCGACCATCCGGCATGCGGACGTGATTCACGTGCTCGATCGCGGCCGCATCGTCGAACGCGGTACGCACGAGGAGCTCCTCGGGCTCGGGGGCCACTACGCCGATCTCTACCGGGAGCAGGACCCCTTGACGGATTCGGCTCACGAGTAG
- a CDS encoding SdpI family protein — protein MTNATNGLPTLKDGQAVDQLSDRAERWAKKYKNQSDEKQFLVDFDAKFRPEAAKLAAQCTVGARPFGLKEWIIAVPLWLILGAIVFFGSVLLMQPTGVWFWVFLVVAVLIAIVGIAYVYYDTTSEKRAAKRLADKVDWLLGVSRKTATDTIRGVTKG, from the coding sequence TTGACCAACGCCACAAACGGCCTGCCCACCCTTAAAGACGGTCAGGCCGTTGACCAGCTGTCCGATCGCGCCGAGCGATGGGCGAAAAAATATAAGAACCAGTCCGACGAGAAGCAGTTCCTAGTAGATTTCGATGCGAAGTTCCGCCCCGAGGCGGCAAAACTCGCGGCCCAGTGCACCGTAGGGGCGCGCCCTTTTGGCCTCAAGGAATGGATCATCGCCGTCCCGCTGTGGCTCATTCTCGGCGCGATCGTCTTCTTTGGGTCGGTGCTATTGATGCAGCCGACGGGCGTATGGTTCTGGGTATTCTTGGTCGTCGCGGTGCTCATCGCGATCGTTGGCATCGCGTACGTCTACTACGACACCACGAGTGAGAAGCGTGCGGCGAAGCGACTGGCCGACAAAGTCGACTGGCTGCTCGGCGTGAGCCGCAAGACGGCGACCGACACGATCCGAGGCGTGACGAAGGGGTAA
- a CDS encoding IS630 family transposase: MATRGPSLPELKLSETERDQLERWVRRRKSAQDLALRSRIVLECATGASNSEVANRMAVSLPTVRKWRSRFLERRLDGLVDDPRPGRPALISVDRVEQVVIDTLESTPQNATHWSRAKMAEKSGLSKSTVGRIWKAFGLKPHLEEGFKLSNDPLFTEKVYDIVGLYLNPPESAVVLSVDEKSQVQALARSQPAFPMMPGVPERRSHDYVRHGTTSLFAALNVADGTVISSIHRKHRSIEFKKFLQKIDKNVPEHLDVHVICDNYSTHKHPTVKAWLAKHPRFHMHFTPTYSSWINQVERLFAEVTRDLLQRSDHRSVQALERDLRGWVKAWNENPKPFIWTKTAEEILESIAKYLKRINGSGH; encoded by the coding sequence ATGGCAACACGTGGACCTTCTCTTCCCGAACTGAAGCTCTCTGAAACTGAGCGTGACCAACTGGAACGGTGGGTGCGTCGCCGGAAGTCAGCGCAGGATCTCGCGTTGCGTTCTCGGATCGTGTTGGAATGCGCGACTGGGGCTTCGAATTCCGAGGTGGCCAATCGTATGGCGGTGTCGTTACCGACGGTGCGCAAGTGGCGTTCGCGGTTTCTGGAGCGGCGGCTGGACGGGCTCGTTGACGATCCGCGGCCGGGTCGCCCCGCGCTGATCAGTGTGGACCGTGTGGAACAGGTGGTCATCGACACGCTGGAATCGACGCCGCAGAACGCGACGCACTGGTCACGGGCGAAGATGGCGGAAAAGTCGGGGCTGTCGAAATCGACAGTGGGGCGGATCTGGAAGGCATTCGGGTTGAAGCCCCACCTGGAGGAAGGGTTCAAGCTCTCCAACGACCCGCTGTTTACTGAGAAGGTCTACGACATTGTTGGCCTCTATCTGAACCCACCCGAGTCGGCGGTGGTGCTCAGTGTGGATGAGAAAAGTCAGGTGCAGGCTTTGGCCCGCTCGCAACCGGCGTTCCCGATGATGCCGGGAGTCCCCGAACGGCGCTCACACGACTATGTCCGGCATGGCACCACGAGTTTGTTTGCCGCGCTGAACGTCGCTGACGGGACGGTGATCTCCTCAATTCATCGTAAGCATCGCTCGATCGAGTTCAAGAAGTTCCTCCAGAAGATCGACAAGAACGTCCCCGAACACCTCGACGTGCATGTGATCTGCGATAACTACTCCACACACAAGCACCCCACCGTTAAGGCGTGGCTTGCCAAGCACCCTCGGTTTCACATGCACTTCACGCCGACTTACTCGTCATGGATCAACCAGGTTGAACGGCTCTTCGCCGAAGTTACTCGTGATCTTTTACAGCGTTCCGATCATCGCAGCGTGCAAGCGCTCGAGAGAGACCTCCGCGGTTGGGTGAAGGCGTGGAACGAGAACCCGAAGCCGTTCATCTGGACCAAGACCGCCGAGGAAATCCTCGAATCCATCGCCAAATACCTGAAACGAATTAACGGATCAGGACACTAG
- the mnmA gene encoding tRNA 2-thiouridine(34) synthase MnmA: MKVLAAMSGGVDSSVAAARAVDAGHDVVGVHLALSRAGGTLRAGSRGCCTIEDAMDARRVADELGIPFYVWDFSERFRLDVVDDFIAEYEQGRTPNPCLRCNEKIKFAALLDKAIDLGFDQVVTGHYAHIIDREDGVRELHRASEESKDQSYVLGVLTEQQLAYCSFPLGETPSKELVRAEAEHRGFVTANKPDSYDICFIPDGDTKTWLGGHIPMRPGAIVDRDGEQLGEHDGAVGFTIGQRKGLKLGQPAADGKPRFVLGTDPASNTVVVGPKEALAIGEISGQRWTWAGPKPNMDQFRCDVQIRAHGETVPGECIIRAADTATRPDATEPGIEIAVRVDEPLVGVAPGQTAVIYDGTRVVGQFTIDRATSQLDIAALAA, encoded by the coding sequence ATGAAGGTACTAGCAGCAATGAGCGGCGGGGTCGATTCCTCCGTCGCAGCAGCGAGGGCGGTGGACGCCGGGCACGACGTGGTTGGCGTACATCTCGCACTCTCGCGTGCGGGTGGCACGCTGCGGGCCGGTTCGCGGGGATGCTGCACGATCGAGGACGCGATGGATGCACGGCGCGTCGCCGACGAGCTCGGCATCCCGTTCTATGTATGGGACTTCTCGGAGCGATTCCGCCTCGACGTCGTCGATGACTTCATCGCCGAGTACGAGCAGGGACGCACGCCGAACCCGTGCCTGCGGTGCAATGAGAAGATCAAGTTTGCCGCCCTCCTCGACAAGGCGATCGACCTCGGCTTCGACCAGGTCGTCACCGGGCACTACGCCCACATCATCGACCGCGAGGACGGCGTGCGCGAGCTGCACCGCGCGAGCGAAGAATCGAAGGACCAGTCGTACGTGCTCGGTGTGCTCACCGAGCAGCAGCTGGCGTACTGTTCCTTCCCGCTCGGGGAAACGCCCTCGAAGGAACTCGTGCGAGCCGAGGCCGAGCACCGAGGCTTCGTCACCGCGAACAAGCCCGACAGCTACGACATCTGCTTCATCCCGGACGGCGACACGAAGACCTGGCTCGGGGGACACATCCCGATGCGCCCGGGCGCGATCGTCGACCGCGATGGCGAGCAGCTCGGCGAACACGATGGCGCCGTGGGCTTCACGATTGGTCAGCGAAAGGGCCTGAAGCTTGGCCAGCCCGCCGCTGACGGCAAGCCCCGGTTCGTCCTTGGCACCGACCCCGCGAGCAACACCGTGGTGGTTGGGCCCAAGGAGGCGCTCGCGATCGGCGAGATTTCCGGGCAGCGCTGGACGTGGGCCGGGCCGAAGCCGAACATGGACCAGTTCCGTTGCGACGTGCAGATTCGCGCGCACGGCGAGACCGTGCCGGGCGAGTGCATCATCCGCGCTGCCGACACGGCGACCCGACCGGACGCGACCGAGCCCGGCATTGAGATCGCGGTGCGGGTCGATGAGCCACTGGTCGGCGTCGCGCCGGGCCAGACCGCGGTGATCTACGACGGCACCCGCGTCGTCGGCCAATTCACGATCGACCGCGCGACTTCCCAACTTGATATCGCAGCGCTCGCTGCCTAG
- a CDS encoding uracil-xanthine permease family protein, producing MFKWKLHGNGRTVEPGAVVGPKERLSWPITIGIGAQHVIAMFGATFLVPLLTGFPPSTTLLFSGIGTLLFLLITQNRVPSYLGSSFAFIAPIVAATQSHSMGVALGAVLITGVLLALVGLLVQFTGTRWITVLMPPVVMGSIVALIGFNLAPTAYDNFQQSTPTALVTLFAVILCTALFRGFLGRISVLLGVVIGYAFAATRGEVDLTAFNEAAWFGLPEFHSPEFNLSVLPMFLPVVFVLIAENVGHVKSVAQMTGTNLDNMIGRTLASDGIATALSATFGGSPTTTYGENIGVMSATRVYSTAAYWVAGLAAIALAMSPKIGALIFSIPAGVLGGVTFVLYGLIGIVGIRMWVESKVDFSSAKNQMTAGVALVVGIANVTWDFGGIIFNGIALVS from the coding sequence ATGTTCAAGTGGAAACTGCATGGTAACGGGCGGACCGTCGAACCCGGCGCGGTGGTCGGCCCGAAGGAACGCCTGTCCTGGCCGATCACCATCGGCATCGGCGCGCAGCACGTGATCGCCATGTTCGGCGCGACCTTCCTCGTGCCGCTACTGACCGGTTTCCCGCCGTCGACGACGCTCCTCTTCTCGGGTATCGGCACGCTCCTCTTTCTCCTGATCACGCAGAACCGCGTGCCGAGCTACCTCGGTTCGAGCTTCGCGTTTATCGCGCCGATCGTCGCGGCGACGCAGTCGCACAGCATGGGCGTCGCGCTCGGCGCAGTGTTGATTACCGGTGTGCTCCTCGCGCTCGTGGGCCTGCTCGTGCAATTCACCGGCACCCGCTGGATTACGGTGCTCATGCCGCCGGTCGTGATGGGCTCGATCGTCGCGCTGATCGGCTTTAACCTCGCACCGACGGCGTACGACAACTTTCAGCAGTCGACACCCACCGCGCTCGTGACGCTCTTCGCCGTCATTCTCTGCACGGCCCTGTTTCGCGGATTCCTCGGGCGGATCTCGGTGCTGCTCGGCGTCGTAATCGGCTACGCCTTCGCTGCAACACGCGGGGAGGTGGACCTGACGGCCTTCAACGAGGCGGCGTGGTTCGGGCTGCCCGAGTTCCACAGCCCCGAGTTCAACCTGTCGGTGCTGCCGATGTTCCTGCCGGTGGTGTTCGTGCTCATCGCCGAAAACGTCGGTCACGTGAAGTCGGTCGCCCAGATGACCGGAACCAACCTCGACAACATGATTGGCCGCACGCTTGCCTCGGACGGCATCGCGACGGCGCTCTCGGCGACCTTCGGCGGTTCCCCGACGACCACGTACGGCGAGAACATCGGTGTGATGAGCGCGACGCGCGTCTACTCCACCGCGGCCTACTGGGTCGCGGGCCTCGCGGCCATCGCACTGGCGATGAGCCCCAAGATCGGCGCGCTGATCTTCTCGATTCCCGCCGGCGTGCTCGGCGGTGTGACCTTCGTGCTATACGGCCTGATCGGCATCGTTGGCATCCGTATGTGGGTGGAATCGAAGGTCGACTTCTCGAGCGCGAAGAACCAGATGACCGCGGGGGTCGCGCTCGTGGTGGGTATCGCGAACGTCACGTGGGACTTCGGCGGCATCATCTTTAACGGCATCGCGCTAGTGTCCTGA